In the genome of Capra hircus breed San Clemente chromosome 5, ASM170441v1, whole genome shotgun sequence, one region contains:
- the LOC102180576 gene encoding casein kinase I isoform X3, whose product MELRVGNKYRLGRKIGSGSFGDIYLGANIASGEEVAIKLECVKTKHPQLHIESKFYKMMQGGVGIPSIKWCGAEGDYNVMVMELLGPSLEDLFNFCSRKFSLKTVLLLADQMISRIEYIHSKNFIHRDVKPDNFLMGLGKKGNLVYIIDFGLAKKYRDARTHQHIPYRENKNLTGTARYASINTHLGIEQSRRDDLESLGYVLMYFNLGSLPWQGLKAATKRQKYERISEKKMSTPIEVLCKGYPSEFSTYLNFCRSLRFDDKPDYSYLRQLFRNLFHRQGFSYDYVFDWNMLKFGAARNPEDVDRERREHEREERMGQLRGSATRALPPGPPTGAAANRLRSAAEPVASTPASRIQQAGNTSPRAISRVDRERKVSMRLHRGAPANVSSSDLTGRQEVSRISASQTSVPFDHLGK is encoded by the exons GTGCCAATATCGCCTCTGGTGAAGAGGTCGCCATCAAGCTGGAGTGTGTGAAGACGAAGCACCCCCAGCTGCACATCGAGAGCAAATTCTACAAGATGATGCAGGGGGGAG TGGGGATCCCATCCATCAAGTGGTGCGGGGCCGAGGGGGACTACAACGTGATGGTCATGGAGCTGCTGGGGCCCAGCCTCGAGGACCTCTTCAACTTCTGCTCCCGCAAGTTCAGCCTCAAGACCGTGCTGCTCCTGGCCGACCAGATG atcAGCCGCATTGAGTACATCCACTCCAAGAACTTCATCCACCGGGACGTCAAGCCTGACAACTTCCTCATGGGGCTGGGGAAGAAGGGCAACTTGGTGTACATCATTGACTTTGGCCTGGCCAAGAAGTACCGGGACGCCCGCACCCACCAGCACATCCCCTACCGGGAAAACAAGAACTTGACTGGCACTGCCCGCTACGCCTCCATCAATACCCACCTGGGCATCG AGCAAAGCCGTCGAGACGACCTGGAGAGTCTGGGCTACGTTCTCATGTACTtcaacctgggctccctgccctgGCAGGGCCTCAAAGCGGCCACCAAGCGCCAGAAGTACGAGCGGATCAGCGAGAAGAAGATGTCGACGCCCATCGAGGTCCTCTGCAAAGGCTACCCCT CCGAGTTCTCCACATACCTCAACTTCTGCCGTTCGCTGCGGTTCGACGACAAGCCCGACTACTCCTACCTGCGCCAGCTCTTCCGCAACCTCTTCCACCGGCAGGGCTTCTCCTACGACTACGTCTTCGACTGGAACATGCTCAAATTC GGTGCAGCCCGAAACCCCGAGGACGTGGACCGGGAGCGGCGAGAACACGAGCGAGAGGAGAGGATGGGGCAGCTCCGGGGGTCGGCGACCCGGGCCCTGCCCCCTGGCCCGCCCACGGGGGCTGCCGCCAACCGGCTCCGCAGTGCAGCCGAGCCTGTGGCTTCCACCCCTGCCTCCCGTATCCAGCAAGCTG GCAATACTTCTCCCAGAGCGATCTCACGGGTCGACAGAGAGAGGAAGGTGAGCATGAGGCTACACAGAGGTGCGCCCGCCAACGTCTCGTCCTCCGACCTCACTGGGCGGCAAGAGGTCTCCCGGATTTCAGCCTCACAG ACAAGCGTGCCATTTGACCACCTCGGGAAATGA
- the LOC102180576 gene encoding casein kinase I isoform X1, with protein MELRVGNKYRLGRKIGSGSFGDIYLGANIASGEEVAIKLECVKTKHPQLHIESKFYKMMQGGVGIPSIKWCGAEGDYNVMVMELLGPSLEDLFNFCSRKFSLKTVLLLADQMISRIEYIHSKNFIHRDVKPDNFLMGLGKKGNLVYIIDFGLAKKYRDARTHQHIPYRENKNLTGTARYASINTHLGIEQSRRDDLESLGYVLMYFNLGSLPWQGLKAATKRQKYERISEKKMSTPIEVLCKGYPSEFSTYLNFCRSLRFDDKPDYSYLRQLFRNLFHRQGFSYDYVFDWNMLKFVSLLQAEAGVAAWAGRASVTLWWAGLPEAGSCEPDGARDPHSSLICADSLCRRGQRGPGGAPPPSGPRRARLGVLDAWVSRARMALVGPPTVLILACSVLLLVPCACQLAAFAESPLASLDPFVVASFPLVVAHWVLLGTSLLSLS; from the exons GTGCCAATATCGCCTCTGGTGAAGAGGTCGCCATCAAGCTGGAGTGTGTGAAGACGAAGCACCCCCAGCTGCACATCGAGAGCAAATTCTACAAGATGATGCAGGGGGGAG TGGGGATCCCATCCATCAAGTGGTGCGGGGCCGAGGGGGACTACAACGTGATGGTCATGGAGCTGCTGGGGCCCAGCCTCGAGGACCTCTTCAACTTCTGCTCCCGCAAGTTCAGCCTCAAGACCGTGCTGCTCCTGGCCGACCAGATG atcAGCCGCATTGAGTACATCCACTCCAAGAACTTCATCCACCGGGACGTCAAGCCTGACAACTTCCTCATGGGGCTGGGGAAGAAGGGCAACTTGGTGTACATCATTGACTTTGGCCTGGCCAAGAAGTACCGGGACGCCCGCACCCACCAGCACATCCCCTACCGGGAAAACAAGAACTTGACTGGCACTGCCCGCTACGCCTCCATCAATACCCACCTGGGCATCG AGCAAAGCCGTCGAGACGACCTGGAGAGTCTGGGCTACGTTCTCATGTACTtcaacctgggctccctgccctgGCAGGGCCTCAAAGCGGCCACCAAGCGCCAGAAGTACGAGCGGATCAGCGAGAAGAAGATGTCGACGCCCATCGAGGTCCTCTGCAAAGGCTACCCCT CCGAGTTCTCCACATACCTCAACTTCTGCCGTTCGCTGCGGTTCGACGACAAGCCCGACTACTCCTACCTGCGCCAGCTCTTCCGCAACCTCTTCCACCGGCAGGGCTTCTCCTACGACTACGTCTTCGACTGGAACATGCTCAAATTCGTGAGTCTCCTGCAGGCCGAGGCGGGCGTGGCGGCCTGGGCCGGGAGGGCCAGCGTGACCCTGTGGTGGGCGGGGCTCCCGGAAGCGGGGAGCTGCGAGCCGGACGGCGCACGTGACCCCCACTCCAGCCTCATCTGTGCAGACAGCCTGTGCCGCCGCGGTCAGCGGGGCCCAGGTGGGGCGCCGCCTCCCAGTGGACCCAGGAGGGCCCGCCTGGGCGTCCTGGACGCCTGGGTGAGCAGGGCCCGGATGGCATTGGTGGGCCCCCCCACTGTCTTGATCCTGGCCTGCAGCGTCTTGCTCTTGGTGCCCTGCGCATGCCAGCTGGCGGCCTTCGCTGAGTCCCCCTTGGCCAGCCTGGACCCCTTTGTTGTGGCTTCCTTCCCCCTGGTTGTGGCACACTGGGTCTTGCTAGgcacctctcttctctctctctcttaa
- the LOC102180576 gene encoding casein kinase I isoform X4: MELRVGNKYRLGRKIGSGSFGDIYLGANIASGEEVAIKLECVKTKHPQLHIESKFYKMMQGGVGIPSIKWCGAEGDYNVMVMELLGPSLEDLFNFCSRKFSLKTVLLLADQMISRIEYIHSKNFIHRDVKPDNFLMGLGKKGNLVYIIDFGLAKKYRDARTHQHIPYRENKNLTGTARYASINTHLGIEQSRRDDLESLGYVLMYFNLGSLPWQGLKAATKRQKYERISEKKMSTPIEVLCKGYPSEFSTYLNFCRSLRFDDKPDYSYLRQLFRNLFHRQGFSYDYVFDWNMLKFGASSSQAQPRDSEAVALPSPHPCPCAGPANPPVYWCPAPLGTQGPPHRPMEEVEELPPQNYWPVVWTAGPQF, encoded by the exons GTGCCAATATCGCCTCTGGTGAAGAGGTCGCCATCAAGCTGGAGTGTGTGAAGACGAAGCACCCCCAGCTGCACATCGAGAGCAAATTCTACAAGATGATGCAGGGGGGAG TGGGGATCCCATCCATCAAGTGGTGCGGGGCCGAGGGGGACTACAACGTGATGGTCATGGAGCTGCTGGGGCCCAGCCTCGAGGACCTCTTCAACTTCTGCTCCCGCAAGTTCAGCCTCAAGACCGTGCTGCTCCTGGCCGACCAGATG atcAGCCGCATTGAGTACATCCACTCCAAGAACTTCATCCACCGGGACGTCAAGCCTGACAACTTCCTCATGGGGCTGGGGAAGAAGGGCAACTTGGTGTACATCATTGACTTTGGCCTGGCCAAGAAGTACCGGGACGCCCGCACCCACCAGCACATCCCCTACCGGGAAAACAAGAACTTGACTGGCACTGCCCGCTACGCCTCCATCAATACCCACCTGGGCATCG AGCAAAGCCGTCGAGACGACCTGGAGAGTCTGGGCTACGTTCTCATGTACTtcaacctgggctccctgccctgGCAGGGCCTCAAAGCGGCCACCAAGCGCCAGAAGTACGAGCGGATCAGCGAGAAGAAGATGTCGACGCCCATCGAGGTCCTCTGCAAAGGCTACCCCT CCGAGTTCTCCACATACCTCAACTTCTGCCGTTCGCTGCGGTTCGACGACAAGCCCGACTACTCCTACCTGCGCCAGCTCTTCCGCAACCTCTTCCACCGGCAGGGCTTCTCCTACGACTACGTCTTCGACTGGAACATGCTCAAATTC GGGGCTTCCTCGAGCCAGGCTCAGCCCCGCGACAGCGAAGCTGTTGcactgcccagcccccacccctgtcCCTGTGCCGGGCCGGCGAACCCACCCGTGTACTG GTGCCCGGCGCCCCTGGGCACCCAGGGCCCTCCACATAGGCccatggaggaggtggaggagctgCCCCCCCAAAACTACTGGCCTGTGGTCTGGACTGCAGGGCCCCAGTTCTGA
- the LOC102180576 gene encoding casein kinase I isoform X2: protein MELRVGNKYRLGRKIGSGSFGDIYLGANIASGEEVAIKLECVKTKHPQLHIESKFYKMMQGGVGIPSIKWCGAEGDYNVMVMELLGPSLEDLFNFCSRKFSLKTVLLLADQMISRIEYIHSKNFIHRDVKPDNFLMGLGKKGNLVYIIDFGLAKKYRDARTHQHIPYRENKNLTGTARYASINTHLGIEQSRRDDLESLGYVLMYFNLGSLPWQGLKAATKRQKYERISEKKMSTPIEVLCKGYPSEFSTYLNFCRSLRFDDKPDYSYLRQLFRNLFHRQGFSYDYVFDWNMLKFMRPPSCQPPALPCGRPQDQLGCSPKPRGRGPGAARTRARGEDGAAPGVGDPGPAPWPAHGGCRQPAPQCSRACGFHPCLPYPASWQYFSQSDLTGRQREEGEHEATQRCARQRLVLRPHWAARGLPDFSLTDKRAI, encoded by the exons GTGCCAATATCGCCTCTGGTGAAGAGGTCGCCATCAAGCTGGAGTGTGTGAAGACGAAGCACCCCCAGCTGCACATCGAGAGCAAATTCTACAAGATGATGCAGGGGGGAG TGGGGATCCCATCCATCAAGTGGTGCGGGGCCGAGGGGGACTACAACGTGATGGTCATGGAGCTGCTGGGGCCCAGCCTCGAGGACCTCTTCAACTTCTGCTCCCGCAAGTTCAGCCTCAAGACCGTGCTGCTCCTGGCCGACCAGATG atcAGCCGCATTGAGTACATCCACTCCAAGAACTTCATCCACCGGGACGTCAAGCCTGACAACTTCCTCATGGGGCTGGGGAAGAAGGGCAACTTGGTGTACATCATTGACTTTGGCCTGGCCAAGAAGTACCGGGACGCCCGCACCCACCAGCACATCCCCTACCGGGAAAACAAGAACTTGACTGGCACTGCCCGCTACGCCTCCATCAATACCCACCTGGGCATCG AGCAAAGCCGTCGAGACGACCTGGAGAGTCTGGGCTACGTTCTCATGTACTtcaacctgggctccctgccctgGCAGGGCCTCAAAGCGGCCACCAAGCGCCAGAAGTACGAGCGGATCAGCGAGAAGAAGATGTCGACGCCCATCGAGGTCCTCTGCAAAGGCTACCCCT CCGAGTTCTCCACATACCTCAACTTCTGCCGTTCGCTGCGGTTCGACGACAAGCCCGACTACTCCTACCTGCGCCAGCTCTTCCGCAACCTCTTCCACCGGCAGGGCTTCTCCTACGACTACGTCTTCGACTGGAACATGCTCAAATTC ATGCGGCCCCCCTCATGCCAGCCCCCTGCCCTTCCCTGTGGACGACCCCAGGACCAACTAG GGTGCAGCCCGAAACCCCGAGGACGTGGACCGGGAGCGGCGAGAACACGAGCGAGAGGAGAGGATGGGGCAGCTCCGGGGGTCGGCGACCCGGGCCCTGCCCCCTGGCCCGCCCACGGGGGCTGCCGCCAACCGGCTCCGCAGTGCAGCCGAGCCTGTGGCTTCCACCCCTGCCTCCCGTATCCAGCAAGCTG GCAATACTTCTCCCAGAGCGATCTCACGGGTCGACAGAGAGAGGAAGGTGAGCATGAGGCTACACAGAGGTGCGCCCGCCAACGTCTCGTCCTCCGACCTCACTGGGCGGCAAGAGGTCTCCCGGATTTCAGCCTCACAG ACAAGCGTGCCATTTGA